The genomic stretch GTGGCAATATTAATCACctcaaaaattttgaaatacaATTAATATTGCATAGCACATGTGATTGCACTCACAATTTTATGAGAGTGCTCTTAATTAAACATATATCCCAAagctaattaaaaaaacattagtAGTTTTCATTTATAATACATAACTGGCCTATTTGCAGCCATGTCCCATGCCCCTCCTTCCTTGAGATACTCCAAATACCGGGAAAACTCCGGCTTCATCGTCGCCTTCTTCCTCCGTTTCGTCTCAAACATACTAAAAAAGGGATGAACTTTGCGTGCCTTGCTGGCTTCTTGCGCCGCGGTGGGCACCCTTTTTGGGGAATTCATCATTTTTGTAGGCACGCTTTTTGTTCGGCTCAACTTTGGCATCAAAGAGGCTGATGGCGACGGCTCGCCTCCTTCGTCCAGGTGCTCGTAGCCCCGCCTCCGTATGCTCAGAGCTCTAAACATGGATGTTTTTTTTAtctgaaagagagagagagagagagaggtgtttgtaatttgttgtgttgatgaagaaaaatgagtagcTTTTATTGGTGAGGTAGTGTGATGAGGAGGTTTCTAATTCTATATATGGTCTCATGTTATGAGTATTCTTTTATGTTACATATAGTTGTGATGTTTTGACCTTTTctttgggttgaaaaaaaattattatgatAATGTATAGAGACTGATTCTTGGTGATTATAGTTTAATCTCCTCGTATccattctttaattaaatctaaaTTATTGCTTGGCATGGAACTGCCGGCCTGAATGTATGTATGTGTACACGTCCAAATTGCATATTCTAAGCAAAAGGGGTCGAGTTTTAATTAGGGATATTGGCCACTAATATATggaactttttaaaaaattgttgttTTCCAAGAATTTTCAACTTGGCAAATAATATCTCAAACTTatccaagcctcctagctcaactggttgagaagggaggcaaggataccaCCTCATCCTAGAGGTGGGAGgcgcatcttggggattaatttccctgggGCCTAGTGGATTCACTGGCCTGACTCCAGAGCTGGGGGAGGTGAAAAATCCTAGACCCGTTCCTGCGGGGCTGGTGGACCCATTGGGTCCCTCCTTGACAACGAAGCGCGtcttggtaagacgcttcacctccgaccgttaggccgggggtccgagtcacttcgggggtagGTGGGGAACCACCGTCGATCctccttttaaaaaaaaaataatatctcGAACTTTATCCGTAATTGTTATTTTCAATTGGGTTCGCGATTCAAGATTCACCATTTTTGTTAATATAGATGTATACGAACTTAGAATCCATGTCATTTTAATGTAGCTGGTATTCGTTGCCGGTGGAAAATAACAACGGATAAAGTTCGTAATATTATTTGTCAAGTTGAAAGTTTGtgaaaaaacaaatttttaaaagtttcatgatattagagaccaatatccattttaattatatactcccccTGTCCGCCATTAGAAAGTCTCATATAAGCAAAATGAGTTCATGGAAAtcgatttttatatattagttttataataaaataggagtgaaatgagttagtgtaaAGTAGCGTCTACCTAGCATTTACGGTAAAAGTGAATCGAGACTCATAATGGTGGACGAACTAAAACGGTAAACCGGAACTTCTGATGGCGGACCAATGGAGTATATTGGATtatttaatcttatttttttatcgtatcatatatatgtatatgtatctTATATATTCAATCATCGTGactaataaaaatgagttgTGAACATGATTAATTTGGTAGATGAGGTTTCATTTGTAGACTTATTGGTGGTGTGCATGAATGGTGAGTAACGTCACGTGGTTGTACAACCTACTATGTAGATTGGCACTTATGGacttttataaataattaaacaacaTCCAATGGAAACCATATTCTAAAAAATGCCACTTGAAACCACCACGCCACCGACCCCTAAATCCACCACGGTATGTGTGACCGGAGCGTCCGGCTTCATCGGCTCGTGGATTGTCATGAGACTCTTGGAACGTGGCTACATTGTTCGCGCAACCGTCCGTGATCCAGGTATAACTAGTCATCACAATAAGTATATACTATGGTGGTGCTCGATTTCCTAGATAATCTAAAATTGTGTTATGAGATCATTTTAGTTAAATAGTTGACCATGACACATGATTATTTATAGAGGATTAAGTTATGAGATTCAATCTGATAAATCAAACAAaagtacatatttaatcatgagatataaTCTTGACAATATAATTGTGCAGGAAACATGAAGAAGGTAAAGCCCCTACTAGAATTGGCAAGAGCAGATACCAATTTGACACTGTGGAAAGCAGACCTGAGTATAGAAGGAAGCTACGATGAGGCAGTCCAAGGTTGTGAAGGGGTGTTTCACATGGCCACTCCCATGGATTTCGAGCCCGTCAATCCCGAGGTAAGATTGTTGAAAGAAAGATTCATTGCTGTGTATAGATTGGTTTGGacattgaaatgaaatgatggGGTGGTGTAACAGAGTGAAGTGATCAAGCCTACAATTGATGGGATGCTGAGCATAATGAGGTCATGTGCCAAGGCCAAAACTGTCAAGAAAGTAATATTCACAAACTCAGCTGGGACAGTGAATGCTGAAGAGCATCTGAAACCAGCCTATGATGAAACAAATTGGAGTGATCTGGAATTCATATATTCCAAGAAAATGACTGGATGggttgtttttcttttcctctttctGTTTATCAGCTGTTGGTGGGAACACTATTAaatgattttctttttttgctgCAGATGTACTTTGTGTCTAAAATCTTAGCTGAAAAAGCTGCCATGGAAGCAACTAAAGAGAGTAACATAAACTTCATCAGCATCATACCACCATTGGTGGTTGGACCCTTCTTCATGCCTACATTCCCGCCAAGCTTACTCACAGCCCTCTCTCCTATTACAGGTGAATTTCATCATTCATGTATCTGGTGCCTGTCTAGAGTTCAAGTCCATTTTCAACTAATGTTTACTCAATTTTAACTAGGGGATGAAGCTCACTACTCCATCATAAAGCAAGGACAGTTTGTCCATGTAGATGATCTATGTGAAGCTCATATATTCTTGTTCGAGCACCCTAAAGCCGAGGGAAGATACATTTGCTCCTCACACGATGCAACTATCTACGACATAGCAAATTTGATCAGAGAAAAATGGCCTGCATACAGCATCCCGACTGAGTAAGCCTAGTCTCAGATTTGGCCGACCCCTAAATTTTACCACTAACAAAAAAGTTATGTTTTCATGGACAGGTTTGAAGGCATTGACAAGAACATACCTGTGGTGAGCTTCTCCTCCAAGAAACTGGAAGGAATGGGGTTCTCGTTCAAGTACACGTTAGAGGAAATGTTTAGAGGAGCCATTGACAGCTGCAGAGAGAAGGGATTGCTGCCGTTTTCCACTCAGACCCACAGCAATGGAGAAAACAAAGAATCCACTTTGGATTCCCAGAAAAAGCATACTACCATTGACAATTCTGTAACTAAGGAAAAACAGATGGAAGCGGGTGAGAACGGAAAATGTGAATGAATTTAGCATGTGCACAACATTGTGAAGATTTGTTGATCTACTGTTTCCAAATAAGTTGGGTGTTGTTCTGTTGAATCTCACTCACATTCCCCATCACCATTCTACAAGAGTTGAATAAGTTTATCTTGCACTGTGATAATGTTATGTTTTAGGCCACTTGAGCTTTCAAAATCAGTGAGTACCAAATGTCAAGATGGTGTTAGTGCCAGTGTAATATCAACTCCAATTATAAAATCACAGCAATTATGTAATTCAATCAATGCCACTTTTAAGATAGACCAGCTCTTTTTGTGATATATGAAGTATATTAGCAAGCTTGAACAGTAAATATTGCAACAATTTAAGAGTTGAGAGAAATGAATAGAGACAGAAGCAGAAGTGGGCACAAGTTAAATGCATATTTGTGCTAAGAAAATGCTACCACAGTGCCAAATTTTTCaagatttcaacaaaaaaacaacagAATGGTGCCTCCCATTATTGGTGAAAGAATACAACAATTTCATGGCTTACTCATGCTAAGTAGTACTATGAATTTCCTTGTAGCTCAATATCAAATTCTTAGACATGACAACTCATCTTCCTGATGCCTTCCCCTAGACATATCAAAAGAAAGGGCATCTAATAAAGTCGAAACAGATAATCATGAAAGGAACAAGCAATATCTAAGTGTTTCATCAATGGAAGATGAAGAGGGCGCGCATAAGAATTACTTTCTACCAGGATTGATCCTTTGAAATTTCAGCCTTGCCCCAGAATTTATTGGAAGCGATTGCAAAATTCAGGCATCTTTATGAAATCCATCTGAAacagtaaaaaagaaaaaaaaaacaaagctGGTACATGTTCCATATTAGGAAACTCTTAAGATTCATTGTGCTGCAGTTATGGTGATGCTGACACCTAAACAACAACACCCGATTTTAAGTCATATTCTCCATCCTGCCCAGTGAATTTCTTCTGAAGAACCTTCTCAAGCTCTGACTTGTCAAAGTCCTTGGCATTTTCAGCAGCATGAGCTTCCGCTAGGTTTGCATAATTGGTAGCAGACTGAGATATGAAAGCGATTTCATCATCTTTGAGTTTCCTCAGGAATTTGGCTGGATTCCCTCCCCATATCTGGTAttgaaaaatcacaaattcagaAAAGACCCTTCAATTGCCACCTTATAAACGCCTATTTCTCTAAGGTTAATTAGTCCAAATTGCATTGTTAGATGAACGGAATCCCTAATTAGATATTTAAGCCACTGATTTGAAGCCAACATGAAGAGATGTTTAAGGTCCGAATGAAGATGGTTTAAGTAGCTATTAAGATATGTTAAGAATCTTAAGATGAGTTCCAGAATTCATACAGTCAGCTAGTGGCACTTCTATGCATATAAAACTTCACAAGGCAAGACAATAGAAAGCTCATCAATGTGTCTAACTAACCTCTCCAGAGGGTATTCTTGTATTCTGTCTGACAAGAGCTCCAGCAGCAACCATTGCATGTTTCTCAACAACCACCCCGTCAAGCAATGTTGCACCCATACCAATAAATGCTTCATCCTCTACAGTACAGCTGTGCAAGACAGCACTATGCCCTATAGAGCCCAATGTGAAAATTAATACTCGGGACCAAGAAATTCCGAGCAGGAAATATAATCTGAGAATGTCATCTGATGATACTAACCAACAGTGACATTGTCACCAATATGGACGGGCAAGACTTTCCCAGCAATATTGGATTTAGCTACGTGAATAAGAGAGTTATCCTGTATGTTGGTTCCAGCTCCTATACTAACGCTGTTCACATCACCTGCAGAGACCAATTCAACTtgaaaaatactactatcaCACAAGAATGTCATGCCTAAAGACTATGATTGAACCAGTAGTGATGACATAAACAACCAAAACACATCTAAGAAGCTTGCTATAATCAAATGTAATGTCAAAGAAACTTTCATGTTTATGTTTTCATTTTGGACAATGTCAATCCATCTCCATGAACAGAATATTACTAAACAAAAGAGTTGACGCAAACCTCAAAATCAAAATGGTGACAAAGGGATAACTAAGACCATCATTATAAAAAACTACATTTGAAAAGGAACCATAAGCAATTCAGATACATCATAATGAAATATAGAGCAATGGTCCATCAGATGGATTGTACAGTGACCTTCATCTCACAATGATAGTTATAGTTGGGTCTGAAATAGCTCAGTGTATACGCTAAGTCTTCGAGAAAGAACAGTGTCTAATGAGACTATGAGAGAAGGCATGGATGACTCTGCATGACGAACATTCTACAGTAAATGTAAAATATGCTATTTTACATGACTAAATATTGGTTAAATTCTCTTGTTATAAGTTAAGCTACTTAGAGAGTTTAGTTGCAGACCAAAAGACATTTTCTAGAGCACAAAATTCATAGTACAGTAGTAATTTATATATCTGGATATCAATCAAATTCAAGTATAACATGGAAAGAAAAGAAACTATATTTAATTCAGTGAAGACCATACCTCTGACAACACATCCATACCAAATGGAGGAGCTAGGTCCAACATAAACCTCCCCAGTCAGTGATGCATTAGGGGCCACAAAGGCATTCTTAGCAACTGAGGGGGCTTTGTCAAATAAGTTCATGAGTGTTCTATGCCTTGACACTGGAAATAAATTGCCGTGTCAAATATATCCGAAGAATGTAGAAATAAGATACTAAGCAAATAGAACAGACACAAATGTTATGAATTGCCATCCAATTATCCATACATGTGTACAGAGAAAACGATATACATTGTGGATTCTATGATAAATCACCATGACGTTCCCTCCATTGAGAcagaaattgaaaaaagaaCAATAGTTGTGTGGTTCATCATCCATGCCATCCATCTCCTCCAAAGGTCAGCACATTTCAATAAGTAGGAGATAAAGTGACTGCTCTGTTAGAATTCAGTATCAGATGAAATAATACTGACTCAACAACACCAAATGGTTGGCAAGATGGGGAGCTAAAGATACAAGAAATATACACAGAGAAAATGCTCATTAAACTAGCAATTACAAAGATAAGGTATGGGTGAGTTCCTCCTCCAAAACCCCCATCTTCTAAATTAAACCTGGAAATGGGAAGAGAAAGAAACGGGGAATAGAAAATGTCGCATTCCATTCCATCATTTAGATTTTAGACCCAATCTTTCTCCGTCTTACACTTTCCCTAGATCACATTTTTCTCTCACACAGCTCAATCGCAACCTCACGAAAGCATACAGCGCAGCGCCCACTTCGATTCACAAATTAAAAATCGAGTCTTGAAAACCCCGACCTCAAATTACAGCGAAAACTAGATAAATAAAGAAATGCAGGTACCAGAGAGCTAACAAAAGATCCAGTAGCTAAAGCAAAAGAGGGAGATTGCAAGATTACATTGTTCTTGGAAAAGGTAGTTTCCCTGGAGGCGGGAGCCGAGGCGATCGAGGGCTTGGCCGGTTTCCCTAATCCAGAATCCGACGGTGTACAGAGCTCTTCCCATAGTGCCCATCCTCGTGTTGGTTTCTTCACGGAATTGGGTGTTTGTGGTTTAGGGTTGTGAGATTGGGGCGAATTGCAGAGAGAAATGAAGTTCGATTACACTTAGGCATGTAAATTCGGGTACCCACGGGTACCCAAACCCGAAAATTCGGGTACCCGAACCCGAAATCTCAACAATATCATACCTAATACTCAATCCGCACGTGAATTCGGGTACCCTAATACTCGGTGCGGGTACCCAAACCTAACTATTCGGATACCCATAAACCCGAAATtagtatttcaaatttattctttcatataaattatattgtgataagaatagaaattattaaaaataatgcaATAATACTATTTATTGACTATTATTAAAGTCTAAACTTCAATTCTAATGCTTTAGCTTTTTCTAGATTATGATTCTGTGACTATatacatatactccctctgtcccatagaTATAGGTTATTTGGgattgacacgagttttaatgcataattagtaaagtaagagggaatgagaaaaagtagttaaaaTTATGCAGTGAATCataaaaagataaagtaaagagaaGTAGAAAAATATTGTCATAATTGGATATGGGCTATTTGTATGGGACatacgaaaaatgaaatatggcttatttatatgggacggagagagtatataataGACATTAGACAAATAGACactacttaattttaaaataaagaaatttttgGCATAAATCTACatgtgattaaataaatttactcaccctatactaaataaaaatatttatcacaaatacataattaatcggGTTTAATTGGGTATTAGTCGGGTACCCTAATACGGGTTCCAGATATCCTAAACCCGAAAAATCCTAACATTAACTACCCAAACCTGTACTCGAACCCATAATTTCGGGTTTCAGGTACCCAAAACCCGTCGGGTATTGGGTCGGGaatcgggtatacccgaaacCCGCGGACTAAATTTTCAGGCCTAATTACACTGCATAAATGAATATGGCTCAGTGAGTTCAGAGTTTACTCAACTTTATTCCTATTcttattattcttttaatttgtttaattagaatttatgtagttttattttgtgttttaaatAAGAGTGAACTATGCAAAATGGTCCTTGAACTATGCGTTTCGTACAAAAATATCGTGAGTAGTCTCTGAACTAAGTTGTAATCGCATTTAtgatactttttcactattcatcacaattttgcaTAAAAATACCCTCAAGGCATGAACGGTACTTttggactttcatatctagATACCGAATCTGATATTTTCTCTATCCCTCTTGAGTATTGAATATGATATTTTAATTTGAGTACctgaaatgatatttttcatttcattttttcaatcCGTTTAGGGagattctctttctctctctttcttaaaacttttagaaagtaaaaattaaaataaaaaatagtatgaaATTTCTTAAACAAGTTAagtataaaaattataatataattctaaaataaaatgtagctaaatttaattttgctTGTGATTTAAgctattttttaatattaaaaattgaaaatttaggactaattaaattttttttattttgttaatattaaaaaaaatcgaatcacaatcaaaaataaatttagttacaaattattttgataattaaatttataatttaaatttttgtaatttatatttaagaatttcatacttccttcgtcccatgaaaatatgtgcattttccattttcgtccgttccacaaaaatatgtgcattccatttttggaaatttatatcaatttaattatttaggtCCCACTATTCACTAACACCACTTTAATTACCATTTTTCTCCACTCTCTTAATTTACCCATATcattctcctcttctctcttactttaccaattttatcttaattcttgTGCCATacccattgcccatatttttatgggacggatagagtagtattttttatttaaaactttcctttatattctaatttaagagaaagagaatttgacataaagtgattgaaaaagtgcagtgaaaaaatatcattttaggtattgaaactataagaaaatatcatatctaATACTAGAGAGATGGAGAAAATATCATACTTCAGTACCTAATTATGAATGTCCAAAACTGCCATTCATGCATTGGAGGGATTTTTTgtgcaaaattgtgatgaatagtgaaaaagtaccataaatgtgattacaccttagttcaTGGACTACccataatatttttaaagttcagaaATCATTTGCATGCGaaacgcataattcaatgaccaTTTACAtataaagagaataatataaacacaaatgtgtttttatttttcgtAATGATTCAAACAAATTACAAAAGAAAATGAGTTTACTTCTATGAAATAGAAGGAGTACTTAGTAGTAacataattttagaattttggtGTCCTTTCCAGTTAAATCTTCTTTCCTCAAGCAGTATCGTTCTGCAGTTTCATTTccgttttatttttatatataatgaaaatttaaaaaatagagaAGAATCTTCTTATCAAATGTGATTTACATAGTAAATGTGATGTCTAATATATACTCCTCCATCGTCTAGAAAGTTtgtcatatttttccattttcatcaatcccacaaaatttgtcacatttcactttttattattttttgtagtggatctcatattccactaactcatttccattcacattttacttcatctgtccaccatttaaagagtcattttaacttgacacaggttttaagaaattgtttgactttgtaaagaaagtaaaaggagaaagtgagtggaatgtaAGAAGACCTATTTAAAATACTCTCATGTCTCTCTGTAGCTgggtcgtattcctttttgtaTCCCACCGTAGTTAagtcatttccttttatgataaaaaaaaatcaaccacctttcttctctcttactttattctctcttcatcccTCTACCTTTTTTCGTTATTACTTTATTatccatttacttaactcacttaacagttaacacatttttcttaaatcttgtgccgaaaagaaatgtctctactacaaagggacggagggagtaatagtttTATATTAGACTGTGAATGTAAAAAATTAGTGTAGTGTGGAGTCAGCATACTaaaaatggaataaagtaaatggttctataaatagtgaacaactcaaaatgacaaaatagttCTTTAAACGGTGAACAGATGAGtattagggtgtccacaataGGGGAGCCCCGGCGGCCACCGACTCTGCGGCGGCGCCACGGCTCTTTATAGGGGAGGACACATGGGCCGCGGCGATCGGGGGCGGACAGCCCTCAGCCGACTTCTCGGCGTGGACGGGGCGGGGGCTATGAGCCGCGGCGGGCTATTGCGGGGCCCGTGAGCCGCGGCGCCggccgatttttttttaaaattttcatgcatttttttataaatactccCCCCCACTTCATTTTCTGCCGCATTTAGGGGTGaacaaaaaaaccggaaaccgaatatccgaaccgaaccaaaccaaaattttgaaattcggttctgttatttcggtttttcggttctgttttgaaaatacaaaaatttcagtttttcggttcggttcggttcggacgaagaaaaaactgaaaaaccgaataaccgaatttatttaattatttatattatatatatagggatgtattcatttccttttcccatttttcctcctatttccttcttgatctcaaccGTCTATTTTCATCATCCTAAGGCCGAAAATATTGCACTTAAATATTacaatttaatcaaatttaaatcGACGAGGGGCATATTAGGGAAACAATATGCTGGTGGTTATGGAAATTTCCATCAAATCCTCCCTTGAAGATCTTACTGTTTTTTCAGTAATCTCACGCGTTCGATAAGCAATTTTTCCTGTTTTCAATCTtggcaatttttattttagtatttcGGACGTTGCAATTGTCGATTCTCGGTTCCCAGATCCTCGGCTTTTCTATCTTGGTTCGTCGGAGTTATTGCAATGGTTTATCTCTCaataatggaagaaggtaaatcTAGTGTTTGTTCTCCGTATGCGTGTGTGTGTATGAATCGCTGGTTTCAATACCAATTAAGATCCCTTATTGTACTCGATGCTTGTTGAACTCGGATTGCGTGTATTCTTTTATATTTCGAAAAAATTGTTGCCCAGGTTTCGTTTGATATCCGATAGGGTTCTTGTTATGGCCTGTGGTTGCCCAATTTTGGGGGATTGCTTATTTAGTATAGGGTGAGAAACAAAACCATGATGATGGCCGTTAGTTTTGACGAATATCCTGTAATTTGGTACTAACAATACACCAAATAGTAATGGATAATGAATTATGTAGACTATATAATGCGTAATGTATGTAAT from Salvia splendens isolate huo1 chromosome 15, SspV2, whole genome shotgun sequence encodes the following:
- the LOC121768372 gene encoding dihydroflavonol 4-reductase-like; this encodes MPLETTTPPTPKSTTVCVTGASGFIGSWIVMRLLERGYIVRATVRDPGNMKKVKPLLELARADTNLTLWKADLSIEGSYDEAVQGCEGVFHMATPMDFEPVNPESEVIKPTIDGMLSIMRSCAKAKTVKKVIFTNSAGTVNAEEHLKPAYDETNWSDLEFIYSKKMTGWMYFVSKILAEKAAMEATKESNINFISIIPPLVVGPFFMPTFPPSLLTALSPITGDEAHYSIIKQGQFVHVDDLCEAHIFLFEHPKAEGRYICSSHDATIYDIANLIREKWPAYSIPTEFEGIDKNIPVVSFSSKKLEGMGFSFKYTLEEMFRGAIDSCREKGLLPFSTQTHSNGENKESTLDSQKKHTTIDNSVTKEKQMEAGENGKCE
- the LOC121768373 gene encoding gamma carbonic anhydrase 1, mitochondrial-like isoform X2 codes for the protein MNLFDKAPSVAKNAFVAPNASLTGEVYVGPSSSIWYGCVVRGDVNSVSIGAGTNIQDNSLIHVAKSNIAGKVLPVHIGDNVTVGHSAVLHSCTVEDEAFIGMGATLLDGVVVEKHAMVAAGALVRQNTRIPSGEIWGGNPAKFLRKLKDDEIAFISQSATNYANLAEAHAAENAKDFDKSELEKVLQKKFTGQDGEYDLKSGVVV
- the LOC121768373 gene encoding gamma carbonic anhydrase 1, mitochondrial-like isoform X1, translating into MGTMGRALYTVGFWIRETGQALDRLGSRLQGNYLFQEQLSRHRTLMNLFDKAPSVAKNAFVAPNASLTGEVYVGPSSSIWYGCVVRGDVNSVSIGAGTNIQDNSLIHVAKSNIAGKVLPVHIGDNVTVGHSAVLHSCTVEDEAFIGMGATLLDGVVVEKHAMVAAGALVRQNTRIPSGEIWGGNPAKFLRKLKDDEIAFISQSATNYANLAEAHAAENAKDFDKSELEKVLQKKFTGQDGEYDLKSGVVV